The Paroedura picta isolate Pp20150507F chromosome 2, Ppicta_v3.0, whole genome shotgun sequence sequence GAGAATTGCCCCATGAAAAATGGTGACCGCAGTTAGGTGGGAAGTGCAAGTAGAGAAAGCTTTGAGTCTTCCTGCAGCTGAGCTGATCTTCACAATGCTGGCAAGAATGTATGCATATGAAACCAAGACACTCAGGATGGTGGTTGCTTCCACAAGACCAGCAACATAGAAAATCAGGAGTTCATTGACATATGTATCAGAACAGGAGAGTAATAAAAGTGCACTGATATCACAGTATAAATGATTGATCTTATTAGACGCGCAGAAGAATAGTCTGAAGGTAAAGACTGTATGAACAAGAGCATGTAAAAGCCCAAGTGTATATGACCCAATCACCAAAAGAATACAGCTTCTAGGGGACATGAGGCTTGGATAcaacagtggcttacaaatagcTACATATCGGTCATAAGCCATGGCAGCAAGTAGAAAGCACTCTGTGCTCGCCAAACCTATTACAAGGTACATCTGCATAGCACATCCAATCAGGGATATGgatttctctgccagaaggttCACTAATGTCTTAGAGGTAACCACAGTTGAGAAACACACATCCAAAAAGGAAAGGTTACTGAGAAAGAAGTACATTGGTGTTTGAAGCCGTGGACTAGATCTGATTAAGATAATCATTCCCAGATTTCCAAGCAAAGTGGCTGTATAACTAAGGAGGAACAGCAGGAAGAGAATGATCTGGAGCTTGGGGTTTCTTGTTAAATCTAC is a genomic window containing:
- the LOC143828897 gene encoding olfactory receptor 5T17-like, whose protein sequence is MATMSEDNITTGVNAFVFVDLTRNPKLQIILFLLFLLSYTATLLGNLGMIILIRSSPRLQTPMYFFLSNLSFLDVCFSTVVTSKTLVNLLAEKSISLIGCAMQMYLVIGLASTECFLLAAMAYDRYVAICKPLLYPSLMSPRSCILLVIGSYTLGLLHALVHTVFTFRLFFCASNKINHLYCDISALLLLSCSDTYVNELLIFYVAGLVEATTILSVLVSYAYILASIVKISSAAGRLKAFSTCTSHLTAVTIFHGAILILHFRPKSSNGSSIQDVSDKILSVFYTIVIPLLNPLIYSLRNKEVKDALNAVQRKLCLNNRKGN